From a region of the Streptacidiphilus albus JL83 genome:
- a CDS encoding antitoxin — MGLADNLKDALGQAKDKATEFAGKHNSTIGSGVDKVGEMADKATKGKYSDQIHSAGDKAKQQLDHLAADKTVIPGETVDPAKPGDAPEPPPAS, encoded by the coding sequence ATGGGCCTCGCGGACAACCTGAAGGACGCGCTCGGGCAGGCCAAGGACAAGGCCACCGAGTTCGCCGGCAAGCACAACTCGACCATCGGATCGGGGGTGGACAAGGTCGGCGAGATGGCGGACAAGGCCACCAAGGGCAAGTACAGCGACCAGATCCACTCCGCCGGGGACAAGGCCAAGCAGCAGCTCGACCACCTCGCCGCCGACAAGACGGTGATCCCGGGCGAGACGGTCGACCCGGCGAAGCCCGGGGACGCCCCCGAGCCGCCGCCCGCCTCCTGA
- a CDS encoding class III extradiol dioxygenase subunit B-like domain-containing protein — MLVAAAVCPCPPLLVPEVASGAAPELDELRAACDTALGALLAAGPEVVAVVGPGPEHERYEQGGTGSLRPFGVALETRLGSGSEPLPPSLTVGGWLLERAGWTGRVRALAVPDYLEPALCAENGRQLALAPERIGLLVLGEGSARRTVKAPGYLDERAEGFDAGVGRALATADAEGLLADLDDELAFELMASGRAPWQVLTGAAGTVEAGFGAELLHESAPYGVGYFVAAWS, encoded by the coding sequence ATGCTGGTCGCCGCCGCCGTCTGCCCCTGTCCGCCGCTGCTGGTCCCCGAGGTCGCCTCGGGCGCCGCACCCGAACTGGACGAGTTGCGCGCCGCCTGCGACACCGCGCTCGGCGCGCTGCTCGCGGCCGGGCCCGAGGTCGTCGCCGTGGTCGGCCCCGGACCGGAGCACGAACGCTACGAGCAGGGCGGCACCGGCAGCCTGCGGCCCTTCGGGGTGGCGCTGGAGACCCGGCTGGGCAGCGGATCCGAGCCGCTGCCGCCCTCGCTCACCGTCGGCGGCTGGCTGCTGGAGCGGGCCGGCTGGACCGGACGGGTGCGCGCGCTGGCGGTGCCGGACTACCTGGAACCCGCGCTCTGCGCGGAGAACGGCCGACAGCTGGCGCTGGCGCCGGAGCGGATCGGCCTGCTGGTCCTCGGCGAGGGCAGCGCCCGGCGCACCGTCAAGGCCCCCGGCTACCTGGACGAACGGGCCGAGGGCTTCGACGCCGGCGTCGGCCGCGCCCTGGCCACGGCGGACGCCGAGGGCCTGCTGGCCGACCTGGACGACGAGCTGGCCTTCGAGCTGATGGCCTCGGGCCGGGCCCCCTGGCAGGTGCTCACCGGCGCCGCGGGAACCGTGGAGGCCGGGTTCGGCGCCGAGTTGCTGCACGAGTCGGCGCCGTACGGGGTCGGCTACTTCGTCGCCGCCTGGAGCTGA
- the miaB gene encoding tRNA (N6-isopentenyl adenosine(37)-C2)-methylthiotransferase MiaB, whose translation MSRSYEIRTHGCQMNVHDSERLSGLLEEAGYRRAPEGGGADVVVFNTCAVREKADNHLYGNLGQLASVKAVRPGMQIAVGGCLAQKDRETIVKKAPWVDVVFGTHNIGHLPALLERARVQEEAQVEILESLEVFPSTLPTRRESAYAAWVSISVGCNNTCTFCIVPALRGKEKDRRTGDILAEVQALVAEGVVEVTLLGQNVNAYGQDIGDRQAFSKLLRACGGIEGLERVRFTSPHPKDFTDDVIAAMAETPNVMHQLHMPLQSGSDAVLRAMKRSYRQERYLGIIEKVRAAMPDAAISTDIIVGFPGETEEDFQQTLHVVREARFANAYTFQYSKRPGTPAAEMEGQVPKAVVQERYLRLVALQEEISWEENKKQVGRTVEVLVAEGEGRKDQQHADRLSGRAPDSRLVHFTRPAEGGPLPGPRPGDTVTVEITYAAPHHLLAEGAPLAVRRTAAGDAWERRQAAGAAKPAGVMLGLPGVGVPAPLPVADAPGCR comes from the coding sequence ATGAGCAGAAGCTACGAGATCCGTACCCACGGATGTCAGATGAACGTCCACGACTCCGAGCGGCTGTCCGGGCTGCTGGAGGAGGCGGGCTACCGGCGCGCCCCCGAGGGCGGCGGCGCCGACGTCGTGGTGTTCAACACCTGTGCGGTGCGCGAGAAGGCCGACAACCACCTCTACGGCAACCTCGGCCAGCTCGCCTCGGTGAAGGCGGTCAGGCCGGGGATGCAGATCGCGGTCGGCGGCTGCCTCGCCCAGAAGGACCGCGAGACCATCGTGAAGAAGGCCCCCTGGGTCGACGTGGTCTTCGGCACCCACAACATCGGCCACCTGCCGGCGCTGCTGGAGCGCGCCCGGGTCCAGGAGGAGGCCCAGGTCGAGATCCTGGAGTCGCTGGAGGTCTTCCCCTCCACCCTGCCGACCCGCCGCGAGTCCGCCTACGCGGCCTGGGTGTCGATCTCCGTGGGCTGCAACAACACCTGCACCTTCTGCATCGTCCCGGCCCTGCGCGGCAAGGAGAAGGACCGCCGCACTGGCGACATCCTGGCCGAGGTGCAGGCACTGGTGGCCGAGGGCGTGGTCGAGGTCACCCTGCTCGGCCAGAACGTCAACGCCTACGGCCAGGACATCGGCGACCGCCAGGCGTTCAGCAAGCTGCTGCGCGCCTGCGGCGGGATCGAGGGCCTGGAGCGGGTCCGGTTCACCTCGCCGCACCCCAAGGACTTCACCGACGACGTCATCGCCGCCATGGCCGAGACCCCGAACGTGATGCACCAGCTGCACATGCCGCTGCAGTCCGGGTCGGACGCGGTGCTGCGCGCCATGAAGCGCTCCTACCGGCAGGAACGCTACCTCGGCATCATCGAGAAGGTCCGCGCGGCGATGCCGGACGCGGCGATCTCCACCGACATCATCGTCGGCTTCCCCGGCGAGACCGAGGAGGACTTCCAGCAGACCCTGCACGTGGTCCGCGAGGCCCGCTTCGCCAACGCCTACACCTTCCAGTACTCCAAGCGGCCCGGGACCCCGGCGGCCGAGATGGAGGGGCAGGTCCCCAAGGCGGTGGTCCAGGAGCGCTACCTGCGCCTGGTCGCGCTCCAGGAGGAGATCTCCTGGGAGGAGAACAAGAAGCAGGTCGGCCGCACGGTCGAGGTGCTGGTCGCGGAGGGCGAGGGCCGCAAGGACCAGCAGCACGCCGACCGGCTCTCCGGCCGGGCCCCCGACAGCCGGCTGGTGCACTTCACCCGGCCCGCCGAGGGCGGCCCGCTGCCCGGGCCCCGGCCCGGGGACACGGTCACCGTGGAGATCACCTACGCCGCGCCGCACCACCTGCTCGCGGAGGGCGCTCCGCTGGCCGTCCGGCGGACCGCGGCCGGCGACGCCTGGGAGCGGCGGCAGGCGGCCGGGGCCGCGAAGCCGGCCGGGGTGATGCTGGGGCTGCCGGGCGTCGGCGTCCCCGCACCGCTGCCGGTGGCGGACGCTCCCGGCTGTCGCTGA
- the miaA gene encoding tRNA (adenosine(37)-N6)-dimethylallyltransferase MiaA: MNIPRNPRDHAPRVVTVVGATAAGKSDLGVALARELGGEVVNADSMQLYRGMDIGTAKLTPGEQGGITHHLLDVWDVTVAANVAEYQRMARGVIDGLLAQGRTPVLVGGSGLYVRAAVDELEFPGTDPEVRARLEAELAERGSGELHRRLAAVDPSAAQAILPSNGRRIVRALEVVEITGASFTANLPGPESVYDTVQIGVQVPRPELDERIALRVDRMWACGLVPEVEALVGAGLREGRTASRALGYQQVLAQLAGECSETQAREETVRATRRFARRQESWFRRDTRVNWLARSSGEASESLLERALELVRVRGR; encoded by the coding sequence ATGAACATCCCCCGCAATCCCCGTGACCACGCCCCACGGGTGGTCACCGTCGTCGGCGCGACCGCAGCCGGCAAGTCCGACCTCGGCGTGGCGCTGGCGCGGGAGCTCGGCGGCGAGGTGGTCAACGCCGACTCGATGCAGCTCTACCGGGGCATGGACATCGGCACGGCCAAGCTCACCCCCGGGGAGCAGGGCGGGATCACCCACCACCTGCTGGACGTCTGGGACGTCACGGTGGCGGCCAATGTCGCCGAGTACCAGCGGATGGCGCGCGGGGTCATCGACGGGCTGCTGGCGCAGGGGCGCACGCCGGTCCTGGTGGGCGGCTCGGGGCTGTACGTCCGCGCCGCCGTCGACGAACTGGAGTTCCCCGGCACCGACCCGGAGGTCCGGGCCCGACTGGAGGCGGAGCTGGCCGAGCGGGGCTCGGGCGAACTGCACCGGCGGCTGGCCGCGGTGGACCCGTCGGCCGCGCAGGCGATCCTGCCCAGCAACGGCCGCCGGATCGTCCGGGCGCTGGAGGTCGTGGAGATCACCGGCGCCTCCTTCACCGCGAACCTCCCCGGCCCCGAATCGGTGTACGACACCGTGCAGATCGGGGTCCAGGTCCCGCGTCCCGAGCTGGACGAGCGGATCGCCCTGCGGGTCGACCGGATGTGGGCCTGCGGGTTGGTGCCGGAGGTCGAGGCGCTGGTCGGCGCCGGTCTGCGGGAGGGCAGGACGGCCTCGCGGGCGCTCGGCTACCAGCAGGTGCTGGCCCAGCTGGCGGGCGAGTGCAGCGAAACGCAGGCGCGCGAGGAGACGGTGCGCGCCACCCGCCGGTTCGCCCGCCGGCAGGAGTCCTGGTTCCGTCGCGACACCCGGGTGAACTGGCTCGCCCGCTCCTCCGGCGAGGCCTCCGAGTCGCTGCTGGAGCGGGCATTGGAACTGGTGCGCGTGCGCGGTCGGTAG
- the hflX gene encoding GTPase HflX produces MTSTFEPRDTSAPRRAEALMDEDLAGIDGALGGGYRSNDYDGDQYDRTDRAALRRISGLSTELQDVTEVEYRQLRLERVVLVGVWTDGTALEAENSLAELAALAETAGSEVLDGVIQRRDKPDPATYIGSGKAKELRDIVLETGADTVVCDGELSPGQLIHLEDVVKVKVVDRTALILDIFAQHAKSREGKAQVSLAQMQYMLPRLRGWGASLSRQMGGGGGSSAGGGGGMATRGPGETKIETDRRRIREKMAKLRREIVDMKKGRDTKRQERRRNQVPSVAIAGYTNAGKSSLLNRLTGAGVLVENSLFATLDPTVRRAETPGGRVYTLADTVGFVRHLPHHLVEAFRSTMEEVGDADLILHVVDGSHPEPEAQLAAVREVIVEVDAQNVPEIVVINKADAADPEVLQRLLRREPHAIVVSARTGQGMGELLRLIEDELPRPSVEVLALVPYTQGALVSRVHQDGEVLSEEHTGEGTLLKARVLPDLAAELESFAVAASAG; encoded by the coding sequence ATGACCTCCACATTCGAACCCCGCGACACTTCTGCGCCCCGTCGGGCGGAAGCACTGATGGACGAGGACCTCGCGGGAATCGATGGGGCCCTCGGCGGCGGATACCGCAGCAACGACTACGACGGCGACCAGTACGACCGCACCGACCGTGCGGCGCTGCGCCGGATCTCCGGGCTCTCCACCGAGCTCCAGGACGTCACCGAGGTCGAGTACCGGCAGCTCCGGCTGGAACGGGTGGTCCTCGTCGGCGTCTGGACCGACGGCACGGCACTGGAGGCGGAGAACTCCCTCGCGGAGCTCGCCGCCCTGGCCGAGACCGCAGGCTCAGAGGTGCTGGACGGCGTGATCCAGCGCCGCGACAAGCCCGACCCGGCCACCTACATCGGCTCCGGCAAGGCCAAGGAGCTCCGCGACATCGTCCTGGAGACCGGCGCCGACACGGTGGTCTGCGACGGGGAGCTCAGCCCCGGCCAGCTGATCCACCTGGAGGACGTGGTCAAGGTCAAGGTCGTCGACCGGACGGCGCTGATCCTGGACATCTTCGCCCAACACGCCAAGTCCCGTGAGGGCAAGGCCCAGGTCTCGCTGGCGCAGATGCAGTACATGCTGCCGCGCCTGCGCGGCTGGGGCGCCTCGCTCTCCCGGCAGATGGGTGGTGGCGGCGGTTCCTCGGCGGGCGGCGGCGGTGGCATGGCCACCCGCGGCCCCGGTGAGACCAAGATCGAGACCGACCGGCGGCGGATCCGCGAGAAGATGGCGAAGCTCCGCCGGGAGATCGTCGACATGAAGAAGGGCCGCGACACCAAGCGGCAGGAGCGCCGGCGCAACCAGGTCCCCTCGGTGGCCATCGCCGGCTACACCAACGCCGGCAAGTCCTCGCTGCTCAACCGGCTCACCGGGGCCGGGGTGCTGGTCGAGAACTCGCTGTTCGCCACGCTGGACCCGACGGTCCGGCGGGCGGAGACGCCCGGCGGCCGGGTCTACACCCTGGCCGACACCGTCGGCTTCGTCCGGCACCTGCCGCACCACCTGGTCGAGGCCTTCCGCTCGACCATGGAGGAGGTCGGGGACGCCGACCTGATCCTGCACGTGGTCGACGGCTCGCACCCGGAGCCCGAGGCTCAGCTCGCCGCCGTCCGCGAGGTCATCGTGGAGGTCGACGCGCAGAACGTCCCGGAGATCGTGGTGATCAACAAGGCGGACGCGGCGGACCCGGAGGTCCTCCAGCGGCTGCTGCGCCGCGAGCCGCACGCCATCGTCGTCTCCGCCCGCACCGGGCAGGGCATGGGCGAGCTGCTGCGGCTGATCGAGGACGAGCTGCCCCGGCCCTCGGTCGAGGTGCTGGCCCTGGTCCCGTACACCCAGGGCGCCCTGGTCTCCCGGGTGCACCAGGACGGCGAGGTGCTGTCCGAGGAGCACACCGGCGAGGGGACGCTGCTCAAGGCCCGGGTCCTGCCGGACCTCGCGGCGGAGCTGGAGAGCTTCGCGGTGGCGGCGTCGGCGGGCTGA
- a CDS encoding MerR family transcriptional regulator — translation MPQQRTEFRIDDLARAAGTTVRNVRAYQDRGLLPPGDRRGRANVYHESHLERLHLIAQLLDRGHTLAGIKELLDAWESGRGLGGVLGLVAEVTAPWTDEAPERCSREALVAAFDGVEDAQAIAAAVRLGVLQPEGSDFFLVPNPSLLAVGVELHALGVPLPAILDHLEELRGDIGHLARRFVEFSAVHVFVRYAGHHLTDAEAAEAVGTVRRLRPLAQSAVDAELARAMRAEATRLLEAAVTGPRRDRPAGPGAGASSAVGAGAAVGQGLTDT, via the coding sequence ATGCCGCAGCAGCGCACGGAGTTCCGGATAGACGACCTGGCGCGGGCAGCCGGGACCACGGTGCGGAATGTCCGGGCCTACCAGGACCGGGGCCTGCTGCCGCCGGGGGACCGGCGCGGGCGCGCCAACGTCTACCACGAGTCCCATCTCGAACGGCTCCACCTGATCGCCCAACTCCTGGACCGGGGCCACACCCTGGCCGGAATCAAGGAACTGCTCGACGCCTGGGAGAGCGGACGCGGGCTCGGCGGCGTGCTCGGGCTGGTCGCCGAGGTCACCGCGCCCTGGACCGACGAGGCACCGGAACGGTGCTCCCGCGAGGCCCTGGTCGCGGCCTTCGACGGAGTGGAGGACGCCCAGGCCATCGCCGCGGCGGTCCGGCTCGGGGTGCTCCAGCCCGAGGGCTCCGACTTCTTCCTGGTGCCCAATCCGAGCCTGCTGGCGGTGGGCGTGGAACTGCACGCGCTGGGCGTTCCGCTGCCCGCGATCCTGGACCACCTGGAGGAGCTGCGCGGGGACATCGGCCATCTGGCCCGCCGCTTCGTGGAGTTCAGCGCCGTCCACGTCTTCGTCCGCTATGCGGGACACCATCTCACCGACGCCGAGGCCGCCGAGGCCGTCGGCACGGTCCGGCGGCTCCGGCCGCTGGCCCAGTCCGCCGTGGACGCCGAACTGGCGCGGGCGATGCGGGCCGAGGCCACCCGGCTGCTCGAAGCCGCGGTCACCGGGCCGCGCCGCGACCGCCCGGCGGGACCGGGGGCCGGCGCCTCGTCCGCGGTCGGCGCCGGGGCGGCCGTCGGTCAGGGCTTGACCGACACGTAG
- a CDS encoding TAXI family TRAP transporter solute-binding subunit: MSTAPGIVRRALHSRLVRTMTALVVLVAAALAWWLAVPDGVSYPAGTYGMATGATGGVYALYGTLLKPIVQRELSGVDLRLDPSEGGPDNLERIVDGRDDFGIATADAVAHFTGPGAGSLRALGRLYDDYVQLVVPTDSPIRSVQDLRGMRVGTGQPDSGVALIADRVLQLSGLTANDLTEAPLGIDDCATQLREGRIDAFFWSGGLPSSAVTTLSQQMKVRLIPLGQLATQMDALASAVDPGARNTQIYRSSTMPTSAYPRMQPDDPVPTLAVANLMVTRANVPVGLVQRMTAVLIDSRDAIGKQVHSAQMVDIRSAIYTDPLPLAEGARRYYVSVKP; encoded by the coding sequence ATGTCGACTGCCCCCGGAATCGTGCGCCGCGCGCTGCATTCGCGCCTGGTGCGCACCATGACGGCGCTGGTGGTGCTGGTCGCCGCGGCGCTGGCCTGGTGGCTGGCGGTACCGGACGGGGTGTCCTACCCGGCGGGCACCTACGGCATGGCCACCGGTGCGACCGGCGGCGTCTACGCCCTGTACGGGACGCTGCTCAAGCCGATCGTCCAGCGCGAGCTGTCCGGGGTGGACCTGCGGCTCGACCCGAGCGAGGGCGGCCCGGACAACCTGGAGCGGATCGTCGACGGCCGCGACGACTTCGGCATCGCCACCGCCGACGCGGTCGCCCACTTCACCGGCCCGGGCGCGGGCAGCCTGCGGGCGCTGGGCCGGCTCTACGACGACTACGTCCAACTGGTCGTGCCGACCGACTCACCGATCCGCTCGGTCCAGGACCTGCGCGGCATGCGGGTCGGGACCGGCCAGCCGGACTCCGGGGTGGCGCTGATCGCCGACCGGGTGCTGCAGCTCTCCGGCCTCACCGCGAACGACCTGACCGAGGCGCCGCTGGGCATCGACGACTGCGCGACCCAGCTGCGCGAGGGCCGGATCGACGCCTTCTTCTGGTCCGGCGGCCTGCCGAGTTCGGCGGTGACCACGCTGTCCCAGCAGATGAAGGTGCGGCTGATCCCGCTCGGCCAGTTGGCGACCCAGATGGACGCGCTGGCCTCGGCGGTGGACCCGGGCGCGCGGAACACCCAGATCTACCGCAGCTCGACGATGCCCACCAGCGCCTATCCGCGGATGCAGCCGGACGACCCGGTGCCCACCCTGGCCGTCGCCAACCTGATGGTGACCCGCGCGAACGTGCCGGTGGGCCTGGTGCAGCGGATGACGGCCGTGCTGATCGACAGCCGGGACGCGATCGGCAAGCAGGTGCACTCGGCCCAGATGGTGGACATCCGCTCGGCGATCTACACGGATCCGCTGCCGCTGGCCGAGGGGGCCCGGCGCTACTACGTGTCGGTCAAGCCCTGA
- a CDS encoding RelA/SpoT family protein: MNINAGDLPVIPPVIPLDGRRTVSPPTADPRGGGALRRARARSGLGRAGFAALLAGGARPQLADALEPVVRAHRAHHPRADLALLGRAYQVAEASHRGQTRKSGEPYITHPLAVTMILAQLGAETTTLVASLLHDTVEDTAVTLDQVREGFGDEVAYLVDGVTKLEKVDFGAAAEAETFRKMLLATGEDVRVMVIKLADRLHNMRTIRHMKPASQVRIAKVTRDVLIPLAERLGIQVVKTELEDIVLATLHPEEYARTRDLIVAREAAAAESGDPLVEFAGRLRRQLREARIQAEVTVRPRHCVSMHRVLLSRAEVTPCDFGRLLVVVEENADCYAVLGELHTCWTPLPGEFKDFIAGPKFNLYQSLHTAVTTGAGGVAEVLVRTARMHAVAEFGVVALETPAARAAEESAGPVAERERDELDRTDPARPGWLSRLLDWQRETPDADTFWSVLTADLSGDGELTVVTEGGRTLQLPVGSSCVDVAYALGEEVGHRCIGARLNGRLAALSTVLHDGDSVDILTESGEPGGPAAGWLAHARTPAARIAIERWIAGHPEPEPEPERLPAGPLLGPPRTADPARPEPQRPGPPPAVRVTAVGMPDAPARLARCCTPVPPDPVIGFAIRGGAVAVHRSDCRIGADMADRGKPPVEVSWAGDPAPVGYRATVQADSLGRPRLLADLTAAMSAIGVDIVSASVEPPQELRVRHTYTVELPDAGALPELMRVMLRVPGVYDVYRAGPQGGPERPAARVPEGDGVPDPENGDDLLGAAVRPSSASGIHGRAATFSTEKTHD, translated from the coding sequence ATGAACATCAATGCCGGTGATCTTCCCGTCATCCCACCCGTCATCCCGCTGGACGGTCGCAGAACCGTCTCGCCACCGACCGCGGACCCGCGCGGCGGCGGCGCGCTGCGCCGCGCCCGGGCCCGCTCCGGGCTGGGCCGCGCCGGGTTCGCCGCGCTGCTCGCCGGGGGCGCCCGGCCGCAGCTCGCCGACGCCCTGGAGCCGGTGGTCCGGGCGCACCGCGCCCACCATCCGCGGGCCGACCTGGCCCTGCTCGGCCGCGCCTACCAGGTCGCCGAGGCCTCCCACCGGGGGCAGACCCGCAAGAGCGGCGAGCCCTACATCACCCACCCGCTCGCGGTCACCATGATCCTGGCCCAGCTCGGGGCGGAGACCACCACCCTGGTCGCCTCGCTGCTCCACGACACGGTCGAGGACACCGCGGTGACGCTCGATCAGGTCCGCGAGGGCTTCGGCGACGAGGTCGCCTACCTGGTCGACGGCGTCACCAAACTGGAGAAGGTCGACTTCGGCGCCGCCGCCGAGGCCGAGACCTTCCGCAAGATGCTGCTCGCCACCGGCGAGGACGTCCGGGTGATGGTGATCAAACTCGCCGACCGGCTGCACAATATGCGCACCATCCGGCACATGAAGCCGGCCAGCCAGGTCCGGATCGCCAAGGTCACCCGCGACGTGCTGATCCCGCTGGCCGAGCGGCTGGGCATCCAGGTGGTCAAGACCGAGCTGGAGGACATCGTCCTGGCCACCCTCCACCCCGAGGAGTACGCCCGGACCCGCGATCTGATCGTCGCCCGCGAGGCCGCCGCGGCCGAGTCGGGGGACCCGCTGGTCGAGTTCGCCGGGCGGCTGCGCCGACAGCTGCGCGAGGCCAGGATCCAGGCCGAGGTGACGGTCCGTCCGCGGCACTGCGTCTCCATGCACCGGGTGCTGCTGAGCCGGGCCGAGGTGACCCCCTGCGACTTCGGCCGACTGCTGGTCGTGGTCGAGGAGAACGCCGACTGCTACGCGGTCCTGGGCGAGCTGCACACCTGCTGGACGCCGCTGCCGGGCGAGTTCAAGGACTTCATCGCCGGCCCCAAGTTCAACCTCTACCAGTCGCTGCACACCGCCGTCACCACCGGTGCGGGCGGGGTGGCCGAGGTCCTGGTCCGCACCGCGCGGATGCACGCCGTGGCCGAGTTCGGCGTGGTGGCGCTGGAGACCCCCGCCGCCCGCGCGGCCGAGGAGTCGGCCGGCCCGGTCGCCGAGCGCGAGCGGGACGAACTGGACCGCACCGACCCGGCCCGGCCCGGCTGGCTGTCCCGGCTGCTCGACTGGCAGCGGGAGACCCCGGACGCCGACACCTTCTGGTCGGTGCTCACCGCCGACCTCTCCGGCGACGGCGAGCTCACCGTCGTCACCGAGGGCGGCCGGACGCTCCAACTCCCGGTCGGGTCGAGCTGCGTGGACGTCGCCTACGCCCTCGGCGAGGAGGTCGGCCACCGATGTATCGGCGCCCGGCTGAACGGTCGGCTCGCCGCCCTGTCCACCGTGCTGCACGACGGCGACTCGGTCGACATCCTCACCGAGTCCGGCGAGCCGGGCGGCCCGGCCGCCGGCTGGCTGGCCCACGCCCGCACCCCGGCCGCCCGGATCGCCATCGAGCGCTGGATCGCCGGGCACCCCGAGCCGGAGCCGGAGCCGGAGCGGCTGCCGGCCGGGCCGCTGCTCGGACCGCCGCGCACGGCCGACCCGGCGCGCCCGGAGCCGCAACGGCCCGGACCGCCGCCGGCGGTCCGGGTGACCGCCGTCGGAATGCCCGACGCCCCGGCCCGGCTCGCCCGCTGCTGCACCCCCGTCCCGCCGGACCCGGTGATCGGCTTCGCCATCCGGGGCGGCGCCGTGGCCGTGCACCGCAGCGACTGCCGGATCGGCGCCGACATGGCCGACCGGGGCAAACCGCCGGTCGAGGTCAGCTGGGCCGGGGACCCGGCCCCGGTCGGCTACCGGGCCACCGTCCAGGCCGACTCCCTCGGCCGGCCCCGGCTGCTGGCCGACCTCACCGCGGCGATGTCGGCGATCGGCGTCGACATCGTCTCCGCCTCGGTCGAGCCCCCGCAGGAGCTCCGGGTCCGGCACACCTACACGGTGGAGCTCCCCGACGCCGGGGCGCTGCCCGAGCTGATGCGGGTGATGCTGCGGGTGCCCGGCGTGTACGACGTCTACCGGGCCGGGCCGCAGGGCGGGCCGGAGCGGCCCGCCGCCCGGGTACCGGAGGGGGACGGCGTACCTGACCCGGAAAATGGGGATGACCTCCTGGGAGCAGCCGTGCGACCATCGTCCGCGTCGGGAATTCACGGCCGCGCCGCGACGTTCTCGACAGAGAAGACGCATGACTGA
- the dapF gene encoding diaminopimelate epimerase codes for MVKGLRFLKGHGTENDFVILPDPEGAIDLPPETVARLCDRRAGLGADGVLRVVRSAAHPEALAMADEAEWFMDYRNGDGSIAEMCGNGLRVFARYLVRAGLARTGEFAVATRAGIRPVRVAADGPEGPGAVTVRMGRAQLPGPDGIVVTVGERQWPARNVNMGNPHAVAFVEDLAHAGALLAPPPVTPAEAYPAGVNVEFVVDRGPRHVAMRVHERGSGETRSCGTGACAVMVAAARRDGVDPALTGRPESYTVDLPGGRLLITELPDGTVEMTGPAVVLAEGEVDLGLLTAAPVR; via the coding sequence ATGGTGAAGGGCCTGCGGTTTCTCAAGGGACACGGCACGGAGAACGACTTCGTGATCCTGCCCGACCCGGAGGGCGCGATCGACCTCCCGCCGGAGACCGTCGCCCGGCTGTGCGACCGGCGGGCCGGACTCGGCGCCGACGGCGTGCTGCGCGTCGTCCGCTCCGCCGCCCACCCCGAGGCCCTGGCCATGGCCGACGAGGCCGAGTGGTTCATGGACTACCGCAACGGCGACGGCAGCATCGCCGAGATGTGCGGCAACGGCCTCCGGGTCTTCGCCCGCTACCTGGTCCGGGCCGGGCTCGCCCGGACCGGCGAGTTCGCGGTGGCGACCCGGGCCGGGATCCGCCCGGTGCGGGTCGCGGCGGACGGCCCGGAGGGGCCGGGCGCGGTCACCGTGCGCATGGGCCGGGCCCAACTGCCGGGACCGGACGGCATCGTGGTGACCGTGGGGGAGCGGCAGTGGCCGGCCCGCAACGTCAACATGGGCAATCCGCACGCGGTCGCCTTCGTCGAGGACCTGGCCCACGCCGGCGCGCTGCTGGCGCCGCCGCCGGTCACCCCGGCCGAGGCCTACCCGGCCGGAGTCAACGTCGAGTTCGTGGTCGACCGGGGGCCCCGGCACGTGGCCATGCGGGTGCACGAGCGCGGCTCCGGCGAGACCCGCTCCTGCGGCACCGGCGCCTGTGCGGTCATGGTCGCCGCCGCCCGTCGGGACGGCGTGGACCCGGCGCTGACCGGACGCCCGGAGAGCTACACCGTGGACCTGCCCGGCGGACGCCTGCTGATCACCGAACTGCCGGACGGCACGGTCGAGATGACCGGTCCGGCGGTGGTGCTGGCCGAGGGCGAGGTCGACCTCGGACTGCTGACCGCCGCCCCGGTCCGGTAG